AAAGATAAATGATGAAGAAAATATTAGATTCCATCAAAGTTATCAAAAGATACCAGTAAAACATTTAGAAAAAGAAAAAGCTTTCTTACAACCACTACCATGTGAAAGTATAAGAAAGCAATATAAGATTAAAACTCATAATCTAAAAGTTGATAATTCATCTTTAATAACTTACCATAAAAAGAAATATTCAGTACCATCTAAATATATAGGTAAAATTATTGATGTGCAACAAATAGATGATATATTATACATGTATTGTAGCACAAAACTAATAACATTTCATCAAATTTCTAAAAATAATACATGTATAATAGGAGAAAACAATGGAAAGAACAATTTATGAAATATTAATTGATAATTTTGAATATTTAAAATTAAAGGAGGAATTTAAAAACAGTGATATGTCTCTTGTGGAAGCTTTAGTTAAACTTACTGATTATGAGATAAGTCATAAAGAAAGTAATTTAATAACCTCTATGATAAAGATAGCAGGATTTCCTTTTAAGAAAGAAATAGATGAGTTTGATTTTGATTATCAAGACAATTTAAATAAACAAGAAATATTAGATCTATTAAGTCATAGATTTATTCATAATCTTGAAAACATTATCTTTGTAGGACCTAGTGGTGTAGGTAAGACACACCTTGCTACATCTATTGGGATATCTACAGCTAAAAAGAGAATGTCTACTTATTTCATTAAATTTAATGATTTAATAAATCAACTTAATAAGGCAAATAGAGAAGGAAGAGTTAACGAAAGAATTAAACATTATTATAAATATAGGGTTTTAATAATAGATGAACTTGGATATATCCCTATATCAAAAGAAGAAGCCTTAATGTTTTTCAAACTTATTAATGATAGATATGAAAAGAAGTCAACAATAGTAACAACTAATGCTGACTTCAAAGAATGGGGTAATATATTTTCTGATAATACATTAGCTAATGCGATATTAGATAGGTTATTACACCATTGTAATGTTATTAATATTAATGGTAAATCTTATAGAGTTAGAGATTATTATCAAGAATAAGAACGACATTCTTATTTTGACAAAATACTACATTTCTATATTGATATTAATATTATATAGTCAAAATTAAAATTAAACCCCTAACTATCTTGGCCATCCTCCCCAATTTGGGTTTAAATCTTCATCGTATGATGGTTCATCATCATCTGGTCCCATTACATAATTTTTATTTAATAACATACATCTCACCTCCTTTAAATGTATCACATATTGTAATTTTATATATCTTATATAAATATTACTTTAATTAAAAATGATTTCTAATAATTCAAATTACATTCATTTTTCTATTACTAACAATGGATTATTTCTGCAACTTATTTATCTATAATTTAGATACATTATATTTCTAACAAAAGAATTGTTTTATTGTATTACTTTTTTCATCTTCATGTTTTATCACAAAATCTAATGCAACTTCAATTAATAATATTCTTTCTTCAATTGTATCAAAATCATCAAATCTATATTTTTCCCTTTTATGTTCAATAAAAAGTTGATTATCATAAATATATATATTTGTTTCAAAAATATACTCAGAATTTAGATAATCATTATAGCATGAAATTTTTATAAATTCTTCTTCATTTTGATTTAAGTCATTGATTTTATTATATCTATTACTTAGATTCCACCAATTAAAGTCTATTTCTTTTTTTAAATATTATTTTTTCTAACAAAGATTTCAAATCTTCTTTTTCAAATCTAATACCTTCATATTTTTCCCTTTCTTTCTTTAGTTACACATAAATAATATCATTATTTTTTAATTATAAAAAGGAACAATAATAAAAAAAATTTATAGCCAAAGCAAAATTTAAACTATGATTTTATTATATTTTTTTGCTAAACTTCTCTTACTAATCATTCAAAAAAGGAACAATTAAATAAAAATTCCATATTATACTGGAATAACATTCGTAGAGTTACTCTTTAAGAGTCCTGTATTCTCTTTAATTCTAACATATCTTTTTTTAACCTAAATCCCTTAAAAAATATACAACAAAATGCTTGAAACTAGAAATATAAATAGTTTTCAAGTATTTTTTTCTTAACTTTCTATTCTATTCGTTGTACAATATATACACTAAGGAGATGATGCTAATCCCTAAAAAAGAATATCATTTAAAGGAGAGTATGTTTAATTCTATACAGTAAAAAATGAAAATAAAACAAGAACTAATAAATCTAAAATAATAGGAAAACTTGTAAATATTGATGATAGAACTAAAATGTATGCTAATAATAACTACTATGAAATATTTGAAACTGAAAGAGATAAAAAAACTAATGAAGTTGTAAGTGTTAGTGCTAGTGTAGTATTATATTTAATAGCTAATAAATTAGGATTAAAAGAAATTTTAAAAAAAGTTTTTGATGATAAATAAAAGCATATTTTACAAATAGCCTACTTTATGATAATAGAAAGTAAAGTTATGTATTTAATTGATGATTACTTTGATAAACACATAAATATATTTGATATAAATATAAATTCTAAAAATTTGATGTATATATATAAAACAATAGATGAAACATTAAAACTAGATTTCTTTAAATTATGGAAAAATAAGATAATAAGTGATGAAGATTATGTGGGATATGATGTAACATCATTATTAAGATATTCTGAAAGTATACCTATTGGAGAATTTGGATATTATAGAGATAAAGAAAATTTACCACAAATAAATGTAGGAGTGCTTTATTCACAAAACAAAGATTTTCCGGTATGTTATGATATATATAATGGTAGTATAAATGATAAATCTTTGCAAAGAAAATTTACAATACACTAGTGATTATGATATAAAAATATTAGTTTTTACATTAAATAATGAAAAAGTATATAAAGAAAAGTTAATTAAAAAGGATAATAGCATAAAAGATATAGAGAATATTATACTGGATTTAAGAGTTTATGGAACTAGTTAGGAAATAATAATAGATGATAATAAATATATAAATCATATATATTATGATAATGCTAGAGCTAATGTAAAAGAAATATGCTTAAAGCTCATTATGATAATATGAAAAATACTTTAGATTTTACTTATTTAAATACACAAAACGCTGTATCTTTACGAGGGAAATTCTTTATTGGATTTATAGCTCAAATATTGTTAGATTATGTTGTTTCTAAAGTAAAGTATTTTAAAAAGAAAAAAGAAATTTTATCTATAAAAAATGATTAGTATATTAGAAAATATTGTTTTACTAAATAATAATAATAATAATAATAATAATAATAATAATAATTTACTATTAAAACCACTTACAAGTAAACAAAAAAATATAATAATTGGATTAGATTGATCTATTGATGATTTTTGAAAAACTTGGACTTTAAAATTTAAGTTTTTTCTTTGTATATTTTTTAAGGAATTTATGTTTAAAAATAAAATTTTAAAATATAAAAAGCAAAACAGTTTTATTATTTTTTCCTTGATTTAAAAATATAGATGTGCTAAAATTAAGTAAATATAATACTTGTGAGTTTTAACTGTACAAGTCATATTCCAGTAAAATAAGGATTGAAACTATAACATATAAGAGCGATCAAAATACTGATGATGTGTACAAGTCATATTCCAGTAAAATAAGGATTGAAACTCCTCATTCCAATTACATGGAGCGGGATTATGTGCGTACAAGTCATATTCCAGTAAAATAAGGATTGAAACTCCTCATTCCAATTACATGGAGCGGGATTATGTGCGTACAAGTCATATTCCAGTAAAATAAGGATTGAAACTCATATACAATATCTTCAATGTGATATTGTATTTCAGTACAAGTCATATTCCAGTAAAATAAGGATTGAAACGATGCTGATAAATCTTTAGAAGATACTGCGAATCGTACAAGTCATATTCCAGTAAAATAAGGATTGAAACGATGCTGATAAATCTTTAGAAGATACTGCGAATCGTACAAGTCATATTCCAGTAAAATAAGGATTGAAACTGCTTTTTTCGCATCTGAATATTTGTTCATTGACTCGTACAAGTCATATTCCAGTAAAATAAGGATTGAAACTGTATAAAACTCAAATGAAGATTAAAATGAACATTATAGTACAAGTCATATTCCAGTAAAATAAGGATTGAAACTGGTAGATACTTCTTCCCATCGCTGAACTTGTCTTTTGTACAAGTCATATTCCAGTAAAATAAGGATTGAAACATTTCTATTTCGAATACTTTCTCTTTCATTTTATTCGTACAAGTCATATTCCAGTAAAATAAGGA
This is a stretch of genomic DNA from Streptobacillus canis. It encodes these proteins:
- a CDS encoding Mu transposase domain-containing protein; this translates as KINDEENIRFHQSYQKIPVKHLEKEKAFLQPLPCESIRKQYKIKTHNLKVDNSSLITYHKKKYSVPSKYIGKIIDVQQIDDILYMYCSTKLITFHQISKNNTCIIGENNGKNNL
- the istB gene encoding IS21-like element helper ATPase IstB, with protein sequence MERTIYEILIDNFEYLKLKEEFKNSDMSLVEALVKLTDYEISHKESNLITSMIKIAGFPFKKEIDEFDFDYQDNLNKQEILDLLSHRFIHNLENIIFVGPSGVGKTHLATSIGISTAKKRMSTYFIKFNDLINQLNKANREGRVNERIKHYYKYRVLIIDELGYIPISKEEALMFFKLINDRYEKKSTIVTTNADFKEWGNIFSDNTLANAILDRLLHHCNVININGKSYRVRDYYQE